In Erigeron canadensis isolate Cc75 chromosome 1, C_canadensis_v1, whole genome shotgun sequence, a single window of DNA contains:
- the LOC122585360 gene encoding tryptophan decarboxylase TDC2-like, translated as MVDITNLTYKNTNEQRTNTFPYCHNTPKPPLFVYKMGSLPANFITMSNSMGSKEFKPLDIEEFRQNAHKTVDFIADYYKNIENYPVLSQVHPGYLISQLPESPPETPDSFDTILKDVENDIIPGMTHWLSPNFFAFFPATVSSAAFVGEMLCTCFNSVGFNWLASPAATELEMVVMDWFATMLQLPQTFKFSGTGGGVIQSTTSESILCTLVAARDRVLNKIGVEHIGKLVVYASDQTHSTYTKVAKLAGIYPQNIRSIPTSLCDEFSLSPKALRKVVEADVAKGLVPLYLCVTMGTTSTTAVDPIRDLADVAKHYGIWVHVDAAYGGSACICPEYRHFLDGVEQVDSLSMSPHKWLLSYLDCCCLWVKHPNLIVNALSTNPEYLRNKISDSTSIVNYKDWQVGTGRRFNSLRLWFILRSYGVENLQNHIRTDIQMAVTFEKLIQSDSRFEIIVPRRFALVCFRLKQFNGFDCNYTEILNKKLLERVNSTGRVYMTHTVVGGTFMLRFAVGATLTKECHVIAAWEIIREMADALVKDCYIPKVNY; from the exons atggtcgatattacaaacttgacttacaagaatacaaatgaacaa CGAACAAACACCTTCCCTTATTGTCACAACACACCCAAACCGCCACTTTTTG TTTACAAAATGGGCAGCCTCCCGGCAAACTTTATAACCATGTCAAATTCTATGGGTTCAAAAGAGTTCAAACCATTAGACATTGAAGAGTTTCGCCAAAATGCCCACAAAACAGTAGATTTCATTGCTGATTATTACAAGAATATTGAGAACTACCCGGTTCTCAGCCAAGTTCATCCGGGTTACCTAATAAGCCAGCTTCCTGAAAGCCCTCCAGAGACGCCAGATTCATTTGACACGATCTTAAAAGACGTAGAAAATGATATCATCCCTGGTATGACTCATTGGCTGAGTCCAAATTTCTTTGCTTTCTTTCCAGCTACTGTAAGTTCCGCAGCATTTGTAGGGGAAATGTTGTGTACTTGTTTTAATTCAGTTGGGTTCAATTGGCTTGCTTCACCAGCTGCAACCGAGCTTGAAATGGTGGTCATGGATTGGTTCGCCACAATGCTCCAACTTCCACAAACCTTCAAGTTTTCGGGTACTGGAGGTGGGGTTATACAATCCACCACAAGCGAGTCAATTTTGTGCACGCTAGTTGCAGCTAGAGATCGTGTGCTTAATAAAATCGGCGTTGAACATATTGGCAAGTTAGTCGTGTATGCGTCGGACCAAACTCATTCTACGTATACAAAAGTAGCCAAGTTAGCGGGTATTTATCCACAAAACATACGGTCCATACCCACAAGTCTATGTGATGAATTTTCTCTTTCCCCTAAGGCTCTTCGAAAAGTTGTCGAGGCTGATGTGGCAAAAGGGTTAGTCCCACTTTATCTATGTGTTACAATGGGGACTACCTCCACTACAGCCGTGGACCCCATTAGAGaccttgctgatgtggcaaaacACTATGGTATATGGGTCCATGTAGACGCCGCGTATGGGGGTAGCGCGTGTATATGTCCAGAGTATCGCCATTTTCTTGATGGAGTCGAGCAAGTCGACTCTCTAAGTATGAGCCCACATAAGTGGCTACTTAGTTACTTGGATTGTTGTTGCCTTTGGGTAAAACACCCTAATCTAATAGTCAACGCACTCAGTACTAATCCTGAGTACTTGAGAAACAAAATCAGTGACTCGACCTCTATTGTAAATTATAAAGATTGGCAAGTTGGAACGGGTCGAAGGTTCAATTCTTTACGTTTGTGGTTCATCCTACGTAGCTATGGCGTAGAAAACCTTCAAAACCACATCCGAACAGATATCCAAATGGCGGTCACGTTTGAGAAACTCATACAATCTGATTCAAGGTTTGAGATTATTGTGCCAAGAAGATTTGCATTGGTATGTTTTCGATTGAAACAATTCAATGGATTTGACTGTAACTATACTGAAATACTAAACAAAAAGCTGCTCGAGCGAGTCAACTCGACAGGCAGAGTTTACATGACTCACACAGTTGTTGGAGGAACTTTTATGCTGAGGTTTGCCGTTGGAGCTACATTGACTAAAGAATGCCACGTGATTGCTGCTTGGGAAATCATAAGAGAGATGGCAGATGCTTTGGTCAAAGACTGTTATATTCCAAAAGTTAATTACTAA